In Apus apus isolate bApuApu2 chromosome 5, bApuApu2.pri.cur, whole genome shotgun sequence, the following are encoded in one genomic region:
- the PPP1R14D gene encoding protein phosphatase 1 regulatory subunit 14D, with translation MASNSSTLPRVTFQTPEKPGEESSHRKLGKLTIKYNRKDLQRWLDLEEWINTQLQELYQCQLREESEEAAPEPQIDLEDLLEVPNEEQKLKLQEILHECSSPTEDFITELLSRLKGLRKVTHPQKK, from the exons ATGGCCAGCAACTCCAGCACGCTGCCCAGGGTGACTTTCCAGACACCAGAGAAACCTGGGGAGGAATCATCACACAGGAAACTGGGCAAGTTAACCATAAAGTACAACCGCAAAGACCTACAGCGCTGGCTAGACCTGGAGGAATGGATCaacacccagctgcaggagctgtacCAGTGCCAG cTAAGAGAGGAATCAGAGGAAGCAGCTCCTGAACCACAAATTGATCTTGAAGACCTCCTGGAGGTCCctaatgaagaacagaaattaaaactacAG GAAATCCTCCATGAGTGCTCCAGCCCAACAGAG GACTTCATTACAGAATTGCTTAGTCGATTAAAAGGTCTCCGGAAAGTCACCCATCCTCAGAAGAAATGA